The following are encoded together in the Salvia hispanica cultivar TCC Black 2014 chromosome 6, UniMelb_Shisp_WGS_1.0, whole genome shotgun sequence genome:
- the LOC125193049 gene encoding soluble inorganic pyrophosphatase 6, chloroplastic: MEVATDEVYTPIKQDTKKGKLRCYPYNINWNYGLLPQTWEDPSLANAEVEGAFGDNDPVDVVEIGDSQGKIGQVMKVKPLAALAMIDEGELDWKIVAISLDDPRASLVNDVDDVEKHFPGTLTAIRDWFRDYKIPDGKPANRFGLDNKPANKDYALKVITETNESWAKLVKRSIPSGELSLV, translated from the exons ATGGAAGTTGCTACAGATGAAGTGTATACCCCCATTAAGCAAGATACAAAGAAGGGAAAACTCCGATGCTACCC ATACAACATCAACTGGAACTATGGATTGCTTCCACAAACATGGGAAGATCCTTCACTTGCAAATGCTGAAGTTGAGGGGGCATTTGGAGATAATGATCCAG TTGATGTTGTTGAGATTGGGGATAGCCAAGGAAAAATTGGGCAAGTCATGAAAGTGAAGCCCTTGGCTGCTTTGGCAATGATAGATGAGGGAGAGCTTGACTGGAAAATAGTTGCCATTTCATTGGATGATCCAAGGGCTTCCCTTGTTaatgatgttgatgatgtcgAGAAGCATTTTCCA GGAACTCTCACTGCAATCAGAGACTGGTTCAGGGACTACAAGATACCCGATGGAAAACCTGCCAACAGATTTGGCCTTGACAACAAGCCAGCAAACAAG GATTATGCACTTAAGGTTATCACTGAGACAAACGAATCGTGGGCTAAACTTGTGAAAAGATCCATTCCTTCTGGTGAACTTTCTCTTGTCTAA